Proteins from a genomic interval of Equus quagga isolate Etosha38 chromosome 13, UCLA_HA_Equagga_1.0, whole genome shotgun sequence:
- the LOC124251190 gene encoding LOW QUALITY PROTEIN: zinc finger protein OZF-like (The sequence of the model RefSeq protein was modified relative to this genomic sequence to represent the inferred CDS: deleted 1 base in 1 codon), which yields MLPKKSVSEEAASPGGKMEGILRAVLGDAKLGESWTCGRRREDQGKQVRPVRGAFAAPKENICGERGLGRNELGRSFWRTSGFIRKQRAPGGERPQNWNGPWKSLKRQRTFVGKNPFNCTECGKGFSYHSDYILQQRTHTREKPYKCDNCGKAFSKSSYFIQHHIIHTGEKPYACRECGKTFTQSSSLTEHQRIHMGKKPYRCKECGKAFTQSSSLIKHQRCHTGEKPYRCHQCGKFYSQVSHFTRHRKIHMGEKPYRCGECGKAFCHTSSLTQHQTTHTGEKPYKCNECRKTFSHNSSLTQHQRVHTGEKPYECSECGKAFSQSSSLTQHQRIHTGEKPYVCNTCGKAYTQISHLMRHQSVHMGEKPYVCNECGKAFGHTSSFTQHQTIRTSEKPYKCNECGKTFSQNSSLTRHQRIHIGKKPYKCQVCGKAYIQISHLIRHQRIHTREKPYRCSECGKAFSWSTHLVEHQKVHTGEKPYKCKECGKTVRLSSSLTQHQRIHTGKKPYACEEGGKAFNQSLHLVQHQRVHTGEKP from the exons ATGCTTCCGAAAAAGAGCGTTTCTGAAGAGGCAGCCTCCCCAGGGGGGAAAATGGAGGGCATTTTAAGGGCTGTGCTTGGAGATGCCAAGTTGGGGGAATCCTGGACGTGTGGCCGTCGACGGGAGGACCAGGGAAAACAGGTGAGGCCTGTGAGGGGTGCCTTTGCTGCCCCCAAGGAAAACATCTGCGGGGAGAGAGGCCTCGGCCGGAACGAACTTGGGAGAAGCTTCTGGCGGACCTCAGGCTTCATCAGGAAGCAGAGAGCGCCTGGGGGAGAGAGGCCCCAGAATTGGAATGGGCCATGGAAGAGCCTGAAACGCCAAAGGACCTTCGTAGGAAAGAATCCATTTAACTGCACGGAGTGTGGGAAAGGCTTCAGTTACCACTCAGACTATATCCTACAGCAGAGGACTCACACCAGGGAGAAACCCTACAAGTGCGACAACTGCGGGAAGGCGTTCAGCAAGAGCTCGTACTTCATCCAGCACCACATCATCCACACGGGGGAGAAGCCCTACGCGTGCAGGGAGTGCGGCAAGACCTTTACTCAGAGCTCGTCACTCACCGAGCATCAGAGGATCCACATGGGAAAGAAACCGTACCGATGCAAGGAATGCGGGAAGGCCTTCACCCAGAGCTCCTCCCTCATCAAACACCAGCGATGCCACACGGGGGAGAAGCCCTACAGGTGCCACCAGTGTGGGAAGTTCTACTCGCAGGTGTCCCACTTCACCCGCCACCGGAAAATCCACATGGGCGAGAAGCCCTATCGATGTGGTGAGTGTGGGAAAGCTTTCTGCCACACTTCCTCCCTCACTCAGCACCAGACCACCCACACCGGGGAGAAACCCTACAAATGTAATGAGTGCAGGAAGACCTTCAGCCACAACTCATCGCTCACACAGCATCAGcgagttcacactggagaaaaaccctatgagTGCTCCGAGTGTGGCAAAGCCTTCAGCCAGAGCTCGTCCCTCACGCAGCATCAGAGGATTCACACGGGTGAGAAGCCCTATGTGTGTAACACGTGTGGGAAGGCC TACACGCAGATTTCCCACCTCATGAGGCACCAGAGCGTTCACATGGGCGAAAAGCCCTATGTATGTAATGAGTGCGGAAAGGCCTTTGGTCATACGTCATCATTTACGCAACACCAGACAATTCGCACCAGCGAGAAGCCCTACAAATGCAACGAGTGTGGGAAAACCTTCAGCCAGAACTCGTCGCTTACGCGCCACCAGAGGATTCACATCGGCAAGAAGCCCTATAAGTGTCAAGTTTGCGGGAAGGCCTACATCCAGATTTCCCACCTCATTCGACACCAGAGGATTCACACCAGAGAGAAGCCGTACAGATGCagtgagtgtgggaaagccttcagctgGAGCACCCACCTCGTCGAGCACCAGAAAGTCCACACGGGCGAGAAACCCTATAAGTGTAAAGAGTGTGGGAAGACGGTCCGTCTCAGCTCGTCCCTCACTcagcatcagagaattcacaccgGCAAGAAGCCGTACGCCTGTGAGGAGGGTGGCAAAGCCTTCAACCAGAGTCTCCACCTTGTTCAGCATCAGAGGGTTCACACCGGGGAGAAGCCCTAA